In one Blastocatellia bacterium genomic region, the following are encoded:
- a CDS encoding acetyl-CoA hydrolase/transferase family protein, whose product MEWVKAEEAVSVIKSFNRVFIHGAVATPQILVSAMVARANELRGVEIVHLHTEGDAAYIKHKESFHTNALFVGGNVRAAVATGEADYIPVFLSEVPGLFRKKILPLDAALVQVSPPDRHGYCSLGVSVDVARAAVQTATTVIAQVNSNMPRTHGDGLIHISQLRYAIAVEEEIPELEQHHLTETELTIGKNCAELIEDGATLQTGIGAIPDAVLSALINHKDIGIHTEMFSDGVINLIERGVITGSRKRVHPGKIVSGFVMGTRRLYDFIDDNPLVSMLDIEYVNDTAVIRRNPKVTAINSAIEVDITGQVCADSIGTRLYSGVGGQMDFIRGASLSEGGKPIIALPSTTQKGESRIVPFLKEGAGVVTTRAHMHYVVTEYGVAYLYGKNLRERARALINVAHPNHREELEKQALARFKTLPK is encoded by the coding sequence ATGGAATGGGTAAAGGCTGAAGAAGCCGTTTCTGTTATTAAATCCTTTAATCGTGTTTTTATTCATGGAGCAGTAGCAACACCACAAATATTAGTAAGTGCAATGGTGGCAAGAGCAAATGAACTGCGAGGGGTTGAAATTGTCCATTTGCACACAGAAGGAGACGCTGCTTATATAAAACATAAAGAAAGTTTTCACACTAACGCGCTTTTTGTAGGTGGAAATGTTCGTGCAGCAGTAGCAACTGGTGAAGCTGATTATATTCCTGTTTTTCTTAGCGAGGTTCCAGGGCTATTTCGTAAAAAAATACTTCCTTTAGATGCTGCCCTAGTCCAGGTTTCCCCACCAGACCGCCACGGTTATTGTTCGCTTGGTGTTTCAGTTGATGTTGCTCGCGCCGCAGTTCAAACAGCTACAACAGTAATTGCCCAAGTTAATTCCAATATGCCGCGAACGCATGGCGATGGATTAATTCATATTAGCCAACTTCGCTATGCTATAGCAGTTGAAGAAGAAATCCCAGAACTAGAACAACATCATTTAACAGAAACAGAACTAACTATTGGCAAAAATTGTGCAGAACTTATTGAAGACGGCGCGACCTTGCAAACAGGAATTGGAGCAATTCCAGATGCCGTCTTGTCAGCACTTATCAATCATAAAGATATTGGTATTCACACAGAAATGTTTTCTGATGGTGTAATTAATCTAATTGAACGTGGTGTTATTACAGGTTCACGTAAACGTGTGCATCCAGGAAAAATTGTTAGTGGTTTTGTAATGGGAACTCGCCGTCTCTATGACTTTATTGATGATAATCCTCTAGTTTCTATGCTAGATATTGAATATGTCAATGATACTGCTGTAATTCGTCGTAATCCTAAAGTTACAGCAATTAATAGTGCAATTGAGGTTGATATTACGGGCCAGGTTTGTGCTGATTCTATTGGAACAAGGCTTTATTCTGGTGTTGGTGGACAAATGGACTTTATCCGAGGTGCTTCACTTTCTGAAGGTGGTAAACCAATTATCGCGCTACCATCAACAACACAAAAGGGAGAATCTAGAATTGTTCCTTTCTTAAAAGAAGGTGCTGGAGTAGTTACAACTAGAGCGCATATGCACTATGTAGTGACTGAATATGGAGTCGCTTATCTTTATGGAAAAAACTTACGTGAACGCGCTAGGGCTTTAATTAATGTTGCTCATCCAAATCACCGAGAAGAGCTAGAAAAACAAGCACTTGCTCGTTTTAAGACATTACCTAAATAA
- a CDS encoding penicillin acylase family protein — protein MAFPPLANAQGGFEVTGWAVSYRQIVDLGDLDNSWMCHTTGQSGSPFSPHYDDMIKMWLKTELHPMLFDKEKVLEFSKAKLLLLPTENNQTKLANKSGV, from the coding sequence ATGGCTTTTCCTCCTTTAGCTAATGCTCAAGGAGGGTTTGAAGTAACTGGTTGGGCGGTGTCCTATCGTCAAATTGTTGACCTTGGAGATTTAGATAATTCTTGGATGTGTCACACTACTGGACAATCTGGCTCACCTTTTAGCCCACATTATGATGATATGATAAAAATGTGGCTAAAAACTGAACTTCATCCAATGTTATTTGATAAAGAAAAAGTTTTAGAGTTTTCTAAAGCTAAACTATTATTATTACCAACTGAAAATAACCAAACAAAATTAGCAAACAAATCTGGTGTTTAA
- a CDS encoding penicillin acylase family protein — translation MYAQNEHDLFYAQGFVQAQDRFWQMELHRRIGLGQTAAIFGRKTLEIDRFIHRVGINRAASVDLTALDKESASLLEAYSAGVNAFLQENKLPIEFSFLRHKPEAWRPLDTLAWIKTFAWSLSSNYDLELTRAKILKRLGSRLASKLEPIYPKGHPLVTPPGADYQGIAEKIVNSYAENLLMPMLSEGGGSNNWVISGSRTVSGKPLLANDPHLPLQMPGLWYEMHLDCPTLKAIGATLPGAPTIAIGHNDHIAWGATAAMTDLQDLFVEKFLPDQPNHYLRSRLWREAETVKIDIAIKDELNHQEEILVTQHGPVISDLPIHSSKKEEFNYKLSLKWTGYQPSNLLGSFLALNRAKNWDEFRASFQNWTAPGFNMVYADTQGNIGYQLIACPPIRKNPSAGTLPIPGWESANDWQGIVDYQEMPSMYNPPEGLIITANNKIVGDDYPYHLSSDFVSGYRAERIRELLENNHQVTIEDCRQIQGDFTTIAGRKFAELLLEHIEKEDLSPIAAKAILEFDGWHGEASTESTAQSLYQTTLHNLLERVLGGLLAEDLRAYLGYAESGSLSKLSSFVGRFLPILLKMIEEDDQTLLVELAKPQKWSELLQASFEEAVAQLAKRFGNNPKTWAWKKLHIVRFEHPFGTANRALRPLFNQGLMQLGVM, via the coding sequence ATCTACGCACAAAATGAGCATGATTTATTTTATGCACAAGGTTTTGTTCAAGCTCAAGACCGTTTTTGGCAAATGGAACTGCACCGACGGATTGGACTAGGACAAACAGCCGCGATTTTTGGCCGCAAAACGCTAGAAATTGACCGCTTTATTCATCGCGTTGGCATTAATCGTGCTGCTAGTGTTGACCTTACAGCATTAGACAAAGAATCTGCAAGTTTATTAGAAGCTTACAGTGCTGGAGTTAATGCTTTTCTTCAAGAAAATAAATTGCCTATTGAATTTTCTTTTTTGCGTCATAAGCCAGAAGCTTGGCGACCTCTTGACACCTTGGCTTGGATTAAAACTTTTGCTTGGTCACTTTCTTCTAACTATGACTTAGAACTTACTCGCGCCAAGATATTAAAACGTTTAGGTTCTAGGTTAGCTAGCAAGCTGGAACCTATTTACCCTAAAGGACATCCTCTTGTTACTCCACCTGGTGCAGATTATCAAGGTATAGCAGAAAAAATAGTTAATAGTTACGCAGAAAACTTGCTAATGCCAATGTTAAGCGAGGGTGGCGGGTCTAATAATTGGGTAATTAGTGGTAGTCGGACTGTTAGCGGTAAACCACTACTAGCAAATGATCCTCACTTACCTTTGCAAATGCCTGGTTTATGGTATGAAATGCACCTAGATTGCCCAACGCTTAAAGCAATTGGGGCAACTTTACCCGGTGCGCCAACTATTGCAATTGGACATAATGACCATATTGCTTGGGGTGCAACCGCGGCAATGACTGATTTACAAGATTTATTTGTAGAAAAATTCTTGCCCGACCAACCAAATCATTATTTACGGTCACGTCTTTGGCGAGAGGCCGAAACGGTCAAAATAGACATTGCAATTAAAGATGAACTTAACCACCAAGAAGAAATTTTAGTTACTCAACACGGCCCGGTAATTTCAGATTTGCCTATACATAGCTCTAAAAAAGAAGAATTTAACTATAAACTTTCGCTTAAGTGGACAGGTTATCAACCTAGTAATTTGTTAGGTAGTTTTTTGGCTCTTAATCGTGCAAAAAATTGGGATGAGTTCCGTGCTTCTTTCCAAAATTGGACAGCACCAGGATTTAATATGGTTTATGCAGACACTCAAGGAAATATTGGCTATCAATTAATTGCTTGTCCTCCAATTAGAAAGAATCCTAGTGCAGGAACGCTTCCAATACCAGGTTGGGAAAGTGCAAATGATTGGCAAGGCATAGTTGATTATCAAGAAATGCCTTCAATGTATAACCCTCCTGAAGGTTTAATAATTACAGCTAATAATAAAATTGTAGGTGATGACTACCCTTATCACTTAAGTAGTGATTTTGTTTCTGGTTATCGTGCAGAACGTATTAGAGAACTGCTAGAAAATAATCACCAAGTAACAATTGAAGACTGCCGACAAATACAAGGCGATTTTACTACTATTGCTGGTAGAAAATTTGCTGAGTTACTTTTAGAACATATTGAAAAAGAAGATCTTAGTCCAATAGCAGCAAAAGCAATCCTTGAATTTGATGGATGGCACGGAGAAGCCTCAACAGAAAGTACAGCACAAAGCCTTTATCAAACTACCCTTCATAATTTGCTAGAAAGGGTTTTAGGAGGATTACTAGCTGAAGATTTACGTGCTTATTTAGGTTATGCAGAATCAGGAAGTTTATCAAAACTTAGCTCTTTTGTAGGTCGATTTCTTCCTATTTTATTAAAAATGATTGAAGAAGATGACCAGACTTTATTAGTTGAACTGGCTAAACCTCAAAAATGGTCAGAACTTTTACAAGCAAGTTTTGAAGAAGCAGTAGCACAACTAGCCAAACGCTTTGGTAATAATCCTAAAACTTGGGCATGGAAAAAGCTGCATATAGTTAGATTTGAGCATCCTTTTGGAACAGCAAACCGCGCACTTCGTCCACTTTTTAATCAGGGCCTTATGCAATTGGGGGTGATGTAG